DNA from Rhizobacter sp. J219:
TCGGCCGGCGCGTTGACCAGCAACACCACCGGTGTCACGAAGGGCGGCAGCCGGCGCGCCAGCATCGCCGCGCGGTCGATCGCGACATGGCGCGGGCTCTTGGCGTAAAGGACAAAACCGACGGCGTCGGCACCCGCCTCGACGGCCGCATCGAGGTCGGCTTCGCGGGTCAGGCCGCAGATCTTGATTCGGGTACGAGCGCTCATGCGTGGGGCAGCCAGTCGATTGCCGGCGTGTGGGTCGGCAGGTTCAGGCTGGCATCGTAGTACGGGCCCACGAAGTACAGCCCGGCCGCGGCAAAGGTAGGCGCGGCGGCGTCGCGCGAACGTGCTGCCAGCACCTCGCGCATCCAATCGGCTGGCCGCTGGCCGCTGCCGATGGCGACCAGGCACCCCATGATGTTGCGCACCATGTGGTGTAGGAAGGCGGAACCATCGAAATCGAAGCGCCAGTAGGCGCCATGGCGGCTCACCGAGAGCGCGCGCAGCTCCTTCACCGGCGATGCCGCCTGGCATTCGGCCGAACGGAAGCTGCTGAAGTCGTGCTCGCCGACGAGCACCTCCGCGGCCTCGCGCATGGGCTCGGCGTGCAAGGGCCGAAACACCCAGCCGACAGCACCCTGCTCCAGGGCCGGTCGCACAGGGGACTCCAACAGCACATACGCGTATCGGCGGCCACGCGCACTGTTGCGCGCATGGAAGTCGTCGCCGACCTCGCGGCACCACTGCACGGCGATGTCGGGCGGCAAGTACCGATTGGTGCCACGCACCCATGAAAACGGCTCGCGCTCCACGGGCGCGTCAAGGTGGACGACCTGGTTGAGACCATGCACGCCGGCATCGGTGCGCCCGGCGCACAAGGTGCGAATCGGCACCGCTGCGAACTGCGACAGCGCCGATTCGAGATGGTCCTGCACCGTGTTGCCGCCCGGCTGGCTCTGCCAGCCGGCATAGGCCTGGCCTCGGTAGGCAACCCCCAAGGCCAGTCTCACGTCACGTCTCCGCGCCACCGGTCAGCGGCGCGCCCTGCCGAACCGGTCAACCCAGCTCGTTGAGCATGGCCTGGGCGCGGTTCTTGACCGCACCGCTCGACTTCGCCACCACTTCCTGCAGCAGGTCGCGAGCACCTTCCATGTCGCCGATCTGGCGGAACTCTTCGGCCAGTTCGAGCTTGCGGGCGATCGGGTCGGCCCCGTCGTCGACCGGCTCGCCAAGGTCGATCGTGCCGAAGTCGTCGGCTGCCGGCGCCGCAGCGGCCTTCGGCTGGGCAATCGTGCTCTCGTCACCGAGGTCGAGCGAGATGCTGCCGAGGTCGAAGTCCATGGACTGCGAAGCAGGGGCCGGAGCCGGGGCAGGCACCGGCGGCAGGTTGAAGCTCATGGCATCGAAAGCCGGCGCGGGTGCCGGAGCGGGCGGAGGCACAGGCACCGGCTGAGTGCGCTCGTCGAGGCGCACAGCCGGGGCAGGCGCGGCGTCTGCGCCGCCCAGATCGAGATCGAGGTCCAGGCCACCGCCACCGGTGGTGTCGAAGCCGCTGCCCGAATTGCCGCTGGCGCCGAATTCGGACGGCGAAGGCAGCACCGACTGCGGCATCGTGCTCGCACCGAGCAACTCGGCCGCCGGACGGCCCTCGCCCTCCACGGTCGCGGGCTTGCCGCCCGGCTGGTACAGCGGGTTCTCGGGGTCGATCTGCAGGCCGATTTCCTGGGCCTTGGCCCAGTCTTCGCCCTGCCCGCCCGTCAGGCCGTAGAGCTGCGTGGCCAGGAGCTCGAAGCCCTTGGTGTCACGGCGCTTGGCGTAGACCTCCAGCAGCTTGGTGCGGATGGCCAGGCGCTCGGGGCTCGCGCGCATCGCTTCCTTGAGGATCTCCTCGGCTTGCAGATCACGCCCGTAGGCGAGATACACATCGGCCTCGGCGACCGGATCCACGTCGCCGATCGCATCGAGCTGGCTCAGCGAGTAGCTCATCGACGACGACGCACCGCCCGCATCGCGGGTGTCGATGCGCTGGCCACCGCTGGCGCCGAAGAACGAATCAGGCTGCAGGCGGCTTTCGAGGAACGAGGTCTCGCCGCTGTCCTTCTTGGCGCGCTTGGTGAAGCGATAGATGCCGAAGCCGGCCAGCAGGGCGATCAGCGCGGCACCCGCGGCCAGCACCAGCGGGTTGTCTTCCAGCAGCGAAGCGAACAGCCCCGGCGGCTCGGCGGCGGGAGCGGCCACCGGCGGACGCACCGCAGGGCGCGAAGCCGCCACCATCGGTGCGCTGGCCGCAGCCACGCTCGCGGCCGAGGCCGCAGCGACCACTGCCGGAGCCGAAGCCACTGCCGCGGGAACGGACGCCGGTGCCGATGCGGGCGCTGCAGCAATCACCGGTGCCGCCGGTGCAGGCGCAGGTGCCGGCGGGGGTGGAGGCGGAGGAGGCGGAGGAGGCGGAGGAGGCGGCGGGGGCGGAGGCGGAGCCACCGGCTTGGCCGGCGCCACTGGCGGGGTCGGCAGGGCTACCGGCGGTTTCACCGCAGGCGCTTGCGCGGTCGTGGTGGGAGCCGGCGCAGCCGCCTTGCCACCAGCCGCAGCCGACGCGCCGGACAGCTTCTTCAGCTCCTCGACGTTCTTCGACAATTCGGCCACGCGTGCACTCGCGTCCTTCTTCTCGCGCTCCTTGGAGAGGCGATCTTCCGGGCCCGACGCCTTGCCCGCCGTGCCCTTGCTCAGCGTGAGCTTGTCAGGCGTGGGTGCTGCGGAGGCCTTGCGGTCTTCGACCGACGACTGCACCTTGCCACCCGCTTGACGAGACGGTGCGTCCGCCGGAGCCACAGGGGCGGCAGAGGCCAGACGCTGGCGATAGGTGCCGAAATCGGCGCTCTGCGCCTGGATCATCTGACGTGCCTCGGCCGGGGTGATGGCCTTGGCGGTTTCCGCCGACGGCACGCTCAACACCACGCCCGACTTCAGCCGGTTCATGTTGCTGTTGACGAAGGCCTCCGGATTGGCCTGGTAAAGCGAGGCCAGCATCTGGTCAAGCGAGACGCCCGGCCGCTGGGTGCGGCCTGCAATGCGCGACAGCGTGTCACCCGGCTTGACCTTGTACTCGTCGGCGCCCACGGCGTCACCAGAGGGCGCCGCGGAGGGCGCGCGCGTCACGGCGGGCTTGCGGGGCTCCGCCGGCTCGGACGACGGGGCCGGCGCCGCAGCGCGCGGAGACGGCGACGTGCGACGGAATGGTTCTGCCGAGGCAGGAGGAGCCACAGGAGCCGCCGGTGCCGGCGTGATGACCGGCGCGGTGGTCGTGGCGGCCGGCGGCACCGGGGCTGCGGCCACGCGGGTCGACGGAGGATCGAGCAGCAAGGTGTACTCGCGCACCAGACGGCCGGTCGACCAGGTGATCTCCAGGATCACGTCCACGAAGGGCTCTTGCACGGCGCGGTCGCTCGACAGCGTCAACACCGCACGACCATCCGGGCGACGTTGCAGCACGACCTGCGTGCCGGGCAGCACCGGGTTGTAGTCAACACCCGCCGCACGGTACGACTCGGGAGGCGCTACACGCACGTTGAAGTTCGACGCTTCCTCGGGCGTGAGGCTCGTGACCTCGATCTCGGCCTTCAAGGTTTCGCCCAACGCCGACTGCACGTTCAAGCGCCCCAGGCCAAGCGCCAACGCGTTCGAGGCGAA
Protein-coding regions in this window:
- the truA gene encoding tRNA pseudouridine(38-40) synthase TruA, whose protein sequence is MRLALGVAYRGQAYAGWQSQPGGNTVQDHLESALSQFAAVPIRTLCAGRTDAGVHGLNQVVHLDAPVEREPFSWVRGTNRYLPPDIAVQWCREVGDDFHARNSARGRRYAYVLLESPVRPALEQGAVGWVFRPLHAEPMREAAEVLVGEHDFSSFRSAECQAASPVKELRALSVSRHGAYWRFDFDGSAFLHHMVRNIMGCLVAIGSGQRPADWMREVLAARSRDAAAPTFAAAGLYFVGPYYDASLNLPTHTPAIDWLPHA
- a CDS encoding FimV/HubP family polar landmark protein gives rise to the protein MKRNSLYTGRFALTGAAFAAMCLFASNALALGLGRLNVQSALGETLKAEIEVTSLTPEEASNFNVRVAPPESYRAAGVDYNPVLPGTQVVLQRRPDGRAVLTLSSDRAVQEPFVDVILEITWSTGRLVREYTLLLDPPSTRVAAAPVPPAATTTAPVITPAPAAPVAPPASAEPFRRTSPSPRAAAPAPSSEPAEPRKPAVTRAPSAAPSGDAVGADEYKVKPGDTLSRIAGRTQRPGVSLDQMLASLYQANPEAFVNSNMNRLKSGVVLSVPSAETAKAITPAEARQMIQAQSADFGTYRQRLASAAPVAPADAPSRQAGGKVQSSVEDRKASAAPTPDKLTLSKGTAGKASGPEDRLSKEREKKDASARVAELSKNVEELKKLSGASAAAGGKAAAPAPTTTAQAPAVKPPVALPTPPVAPAKPVAPPPPPPPPPPPPPPPPPPPPAPAPAPAAPVIAAAPASAPASVPAAVASAPAVVAAASAASVAAASAPMVAASRPAVRPPVAAPAAEPPGLFASLLEDNPLVLAAGAALIALLAGFGIYRFTKRAKKDSGETSFLESRLQPDSFFGASGGQRIDTRDAGGASSSMSYSLSQLDAIGDVDPVAEADVYLAYGRDLQAEEILKEAMRASPERLAIRTKLLEVYAKRRDTKGFELLATQLYGLTGGQGEDWAKAQEIGLQIDPENPLYQPGGKPATVEGEGRPAAELLGASTMPQSVLPSPSEFGASGNSGSGFDTTGGGGLDLDLDLGGADAAPAPAVRLDERTQPVPVPPPAPAPAPAFDAMSFNLPPVPAPAPAPASQSMDFDLGSISLDLGDESTIAQPKAAAAPAADDFGTIDLGEPVDDGADPIARKLELAEEFRQIGDMEGARDLLQEVVAKSSGAVKNRAQAMLNELG